A genomic region of Pseudomonadota bacterium contains the following coding sequences:
- a CDS encoding BlaI/MecI/CopY family transcriptional regulator, whose translation MTFRVRSGKKGIELRLHELEAAIMDVVWTKSLSGFAVSEVVAVLEKQRDIAYTTVMTTLGRLHEKGLLAREREGKRYLYTPKLSREEFLESTAREVLDGAVGEHHALAMLVEKVSESSTTELDELEALIQQRRRELEA comes from the coding sequence ATGACCTTCCGCGTTCGGTCAGGAAAGAAGGGCATCGAGCTTCGTCTTCACGAGCTCGAGGCTGCCATCATGGACGTCGTCTGGACGAAGAGTCTGTCGGGATTCGCGGTGAGCGAAGTCGTAGCGGTTCTTGAGAAGCAGCGCGACATCGCCTACACGACGGTGATGACCACGCTGGGCCGCCTTCACGAGAAGGGGCTGCTCGCACGCGAGCGCGAAGGCAAACGGTACTTGTACACACCGAAGCTCTCGCGCGAGGAGTTCCTCGAGTCCACGGCACGCGAGGTCCTCGATGGTGCGGTTGGCGAGCATCATGCGCTTGCAATGCTGGTGGAGAAAGTCTCGGAATCATCGACCACAGAGCTCGATGAACTCGAGGCGTTGATCCAGCAGCGGCGGCGGGAGCTCGAAGCATGA